One Euphorbia lathyris chromosome 1, ddEupLath1.1, whole genome shotgun sequence DNA segment encodes these proteins:
- the LOC136210668 gene encoding heavy metal-associated isoprenylated plant protein 21-like isoform X2: MDCDGCERRVKNVVSNIKGVQSVEVNRKQSRLVVCGHVDANKVLKRVQTTGKRAEFWPYIPQHLVYHPHASGVYDKRAPPGYVRTPSSQQEEHFVSFFSDDNVHACSIM, translated from the coding sequence ATGGACTGTGATGGGTGTGAAAGAAGAGTTAAGAATGTTGTTTCCAACATCAAAGGTGTACAGAGTGTGGAAGTGAACAGAAAGCAAAGCAGATTAGTAGTATGCGGACATGTGGATGCTAACAAGGTCTTAAAGAGGGTTCAAACCACTGGCAAGAGAGCTGAATTTTGGCCATATATACCTCAACATTTAGTATACCATCCTCATGCTTCCGGTGTTTATGATAAAAGGGCTCCTCCTGGTTATGTTCGTACTCCTTCTTCTCAACAAGAAGAACATTTTGTCTCTTTTTTTAGTGATGATAATGTTCATGCTTGTTCTATTATGTAA
- the LOC136210668 gene encoding heavy metal-associated isoprenylated plant protein 21-like isoform X1 yields MGGLDYLCSVRRSKRKPMQTVEIKVKMDCDGCERRVKNVVSNIKGVQSVEVNRKQSRLVVCGHVDANKVLKRVQTTGKRAEFWPYIPQHLVYHPHASGVYDKRAPPGYVRTPSSQQEEHFVSFFSDDNVHACSIM; encoded by the exons ATGGGAGGCCTTGATTATCTTTGCAGTGTGAGAAGAAGCAAACGCAAGCCAATGCAG ACAGTTGAAATCAAAGTGAAAATGGACTGTGATGGGTGTGAAAGAAGAGTTAAGAATGTTGTTTCCAACATCAAAGGTGTACAGAGTGTGGAAGTGAACAGAAAGCAAAGCAGATTAGTAGTATGCGGACATGTGGATGCTAACAAGGTCTTAAAGAGGGTTCAAACCACTGGCAAGAGAGCTGAATTTTGGCCATATATACCTCAACATTTAGTATACCATCCTCATGCTTCCGGTGTTTATGATAAAAGGGCTCCTCCTGGTTATGTTCGTACTCCTTCTTCTCAACAAGAAGAACATTTTGTCTCTTTTTTTAGTGATGATAATGTTCATGCTTGTTCTATTATGTAA